In Reichenbachiella agarivorans, one genomic interval encodes:
- a CDS encoding CBS domain-containing protein, protein MNFKGAKVEQSNGIQYETIADYMAKDLITFTPDMEIAEAIDIMLKKRISGGPVLNEKRELVGMLSEKDCLKVLVQSSYHNIPSGKGTVKDYMSTNVKTLEMDMDVVSCANEFLTTYFRRFPVTQNGVLKGQISRRDIMRAAQKIKSTTW, encoded by the coding sequence ATGAATTTTAAAGGTGCGAAGGTCGAGCAATCCAATGGCATCCAGTATGAAACAATCGCCGATTACATGGCTAAAGATCTGATCACATTTACACCAGATATGGAGATTGCCGAGGCAATTGACATTATGCTCAAAAAAAGAATCTCTGGAGGTCCAGTTCTCAATGAAAAGAGGGAACTCGTGGGGATGCTTTCTGAAAAGGATTGTCTCAAGGTACTGGTGCAGTCTTCGTATCACAACATACCCAGTGGGAAAGGCACGGTCAAAGACTATATGTCTACCAACGTGAAAACTTTGGAAATGGATATGGATGTGGTGTCCTGTGCCAATGAATTTTTGACTACCTACTTCAGACGATTCCCTGTGACACAAAATGGCGTACTCAAAGGACAGATATCTCGCAGAGACATCATGCGTGCGGCTCAAAAGATTAAATCTACAACTTGGTAA
- a CDS encoding polysaccharide deacetylase family protein gives MSSFYFKRIPHVFRVLFPSVIWSGDKGKQTLYLTFDDGPSTHSTTQLLDILSEREVSATFFLSGSEVDHNPDLVQKIIDNNHQIANHAYHHVHGKSLGVNQFVDAVDCTQELIKQYVPVSPKLFRPPYGELSFRQYRAIRSAGYKVVMWSLMPGDFDTYITDQECLDILTRHTKAGDIIVLHDNEKCIERLKLILPQYLEYCLSRGYRFELLK, from the coding sequence TTGAGTTCCTTTTATTTCAAAAGAATTCCTCATGTATTTAGGGTGCTATTCCCTTCGGTAATTTGGTCTGGAGACAAAGGAAAGCAAACATTGTATCTGACTTTTGATGATGGGCCATCTACGCATAGTACTACCCAATTGTTAGATATCCTCTCAGAAAGAGAAGTGTCTGCAACTTTCTTTTTGAGTGGTTCGGAGGTTGACCACAATCCTGATTTGGTGCAAAAAATTATAGACAATAACCATCAAATTGCCAATCACGCCTACCATCATGTTCATGGCAAATCTTTGGGGGTCAATCAGTTTGTTGATGCTGTAGACTGTACTCAGGAGCTAATCAAACAATATGTGCCTGTCTCTCCCAAGTTGTTTAGGCCACCGTATGGCGAATTATCCTTTAGGCAGTACAGAGCGATCAGAAGTGCTGGGTACAAGGTGGTGATGTGGTCTTTGATGCCAGGGGACTTTGATACTTATATTACTGATCAGGAGTGTCTGGATATCTTGACTCGACACACAAAAGCTGGAGATATCATTGTGCTTCATGACAATGAAAAATGTATAGAGAGGCTCAAGCTTATTTTGCCTCAATATCTCGAATATTGTCTGTCTCGTGGATACAGGTTTGAATTGTTAAAATGA
- a CDS encoding glycosyltransferase — MMGWEVLLWLVVGSSVLLNLILLVYHPSIQMDEWSGELPKVSILIAVRNESSNVASLCQTLGQLDYPIEKLQILIGDDASEDDTWMLFKKYAPSHVDIIPFEREKTGQNGKQRVLKSLVARVTGEVVLMTDADMLINSSWVRAMVQYTQENQLMTGVTLVKEINILSKFSKSGLGAQSIFDQVHGRV; from the coding sequence ATGATGGGATGGGAAGTGCTTTTATGGCTTGTGGTGGGTTCTTCAGTTTTGTTGAACTTGATCCTTCTTGTTTATCATCCCAGCATCCAAATGGACGAATGGAGTGGCGAACTGCCAAAAGTGTCCATTCTCATTGCAGTCAGGAATGAGTCCTCCAATGTTGCCAGTCTCTGTCAGACTTTGGGTCAACTAGACTATCCAATCGAAAAGCTACAAATATTGATAGGGGATGATGCCTCTGAGGATGATACATGGATGTTGTTCAAGAAATATGCACCTAGTCATGTTGATATTATTCCTTTTGAGAGAGAAAAAACTGGGCAGAATGGCAAGCAGAGGGTACTGAAATCGCTTGTTGCACGAGTGACAGGTGAAGTTGTTTTGATGACTGATGCAGATATGCTCATCAATTCATCGTGGGTGAGAGCGATGGTTCAATATACCCAAGAGAATCAATTGATGACAGGTGTGACATTGGTGAAAGAGATTAATATACTGAGCAAATTTTCAAAATCTGGATTGGGTGCTCAATCAATATTTGATCAGGTACATGGCAGGGTTTAG
- a CDS encoding flippase-like domain-containing protein — MEFLRVDHLRQRAVWFYPVLRILWVWVIPVAVLSMVVFKIHEGDFNWSFFHLMDMSWLLVAVSLLPLNLLIEAYAWYYLIRDMDNKSFVEVWKVTLIGRSVNVLTPFGLGDAVVRLGDIARQDRVKAVSALAVVRFSQMVPTFIFGSVSVFFLILLGAKLFSLTVVLGSCLGVFLMLVIAYLSFKDKIHSQMERYRLSFMNYQWRQWLYVLLLSSCRYVIFSLQFLMVFYVLKINLDAHIILLGVFWIFLIKTFIPNVTALGDLMNRELSAALFFSFFHVDMALIGIASALIWLVNIILPALIGLLFISGFSRKHL; from the coding sequence ATGGAGTTTTTGCGAGTAGATCATTTGAGGCAACGAGCAGTCTGGTTTTATCCAGTCTTGCGGATACTGTGGGTATGGGTGATTCCCGTGGCAGTATTGAGCATGGTTGTCTTCAAAATCCATGAAGGTGATTTTAACTGGAGTTTCTTTCATCTCATGGACATGAGTTGGTTGCTGGTAGCTGTCTCCTTGTTGCCACTCAATTTGTTGATAGAAGCATACGCCTGGTATTATTTGATCCGAGATATGGATAATAAATCCTTTGTGGAAGTATGGAAAGTGACTTTGATAGGTAGAAGTGTCAATGTATTGACTCCTTTTGGCTTGGGAGATGCAGTGGTACGCTTGGGAGACATTGCAAGGCAAGATAGAGTCAAGGCTGTGTCTGCGCTGGCCGTAGTTCGTTTTTCTCAGATGGTGCCCACTTTTATCTTTGGGTCTGTATCAGTGTTTTTTTTGATTCTATTGGGAGCCAAACTTTTCTCTCTGACAGTGGTTTTGGGTTCGTGTTTGGGCGTGTTTCTTATGTTAGTCATTGCATACCTGTCTTTCAAGGATAAAATTCATTCCCAAATGGAAAGGTATAGATTGTCTTTTATGAATTACCAATGGAGACAATGGTTATACGTGCTCTTGCTCTCCTCCTGCCGTTACGTTATTTTCAGTCTGCAGTTTTTGATGGTCTTTTATGTGTTGAAGATCAATTTAGATGCCCACATTATTCTTTTAGGAGTGTTTTGGATTTTTTTGATCAAAACTTTCATACCCAATGTGACCGCACTGGGGGATTTGATGAACCGAGAGTTGTCTGCTGCGCTTTTCTTTTCTTTCTTCCATGTGGACATGGCTTTGATAGGGATTGCTAGTGCATTGATATGGCTCGTCAATATTATTTTACCTGCGCTGATAGGTTTATTATTCATCTCTGGTTTTAGCCGCAAGCACTTATGA
- a CDS encoding glycosyltransferase, with protein MIVMIYGIHRTGGKSKISHSTIAVTVLLPVRNEEKGIVQTVKSILTNTYQDFELLVLDDHSTDQTVQAIASIADPRVVVIPLAVLEVGKKAAITKGVGLAKGELIVCTDSDTLVTSGWIEGHVRAFQRGNQLSFGPVRYFDQSCLTNMLNVELSALVGVGAATTALGYPSMINGCNYAFAKSAFITVKGFLGNENVASGDDEFLLRKITKRYPGQIAFLVDPAVLVQTAAPDNLLTFYHQRKRWASKWRHHQDWLSHVLPFSLFLIYGILVGASIHLIEEHLWLIGFLLGAKFLADFIFLKQAIKICKNKMNVFSFLSLQIIYPFYVVFFGIASNFGKFQWRNRTYHI; from the coding sequence ATGATAGTGATGATCTACGGAATCCATCGTACTGGTGGGAAGTCCAAAATTTCTCATTCGACCATCGCTGTGACGGTGCTATTGCCTGTTCGGAATGAGGAGAAAGGCATAGTCCAAACCGTTAAGAGTATATTGACCAATACCTACCAAGATTTTGAGTTATTGGTGCTCGATGATCATTCCACAGATCAGACCGTTCAGGCCATTGCATCTATTGCTGATCCTAGAGTAGTGGTTATACCTCTTGCTGTGCTTGAGGTGGGCAAAAAGGCTGCCATCACCAAAGGAGTTGGTTTGGCCAAAGGAGAATTAATTGTTTGTACAGACAGCGATACCTTGGTGACATCAGGGTGGATAGAAGGTCATGTCCGTGCCTTTCAGCGTGGCAATCAACTTTCTTTTGGGCCTGTGAGATATTTTGATCAAAGTTGCTTGACGAATATGCTCAATGTGGAGCTGTCAGCTCTGGTAGGGGTGGGGGCGGCTACTACTGCACTAGGCTATCCCAGCATGATCAATGGCTGCAATTATGCGTTTGCCAAAAGTGCGTTTATAACAGTGAAAGGTTTTTTGGGCAATGAGAATGTGGCATCTGGTGATGATGAGTTTTTGCTTCGAAAGATAACTAAGCGCTATCCAGGTCAGATTGCTTTTCTTGTCGATCCAGCAGTATTGGTGCAGACAGCAGCACCAGATAATCTACTGACATTTTATCATCAGCGTAAAAGATGGGCATCCAAGTGGAGACACCACCAGGACTGGTTGTCGCATGTCCTGCCTTTTTCTCTTTTCTTGATTTACGGGATATTAGTCGGTGCGAGTATCCATTTGATAGAGGAGCATCTTTGGTTGATTGGGTTCCTATTGGGAGCTAAATTTTTGGCAGATTTTATTTTTTTGAAACAGGCGATCAAAATCTGTAAAAACAAAATGAACGTATTTTCCTTCTTGTCACTTCAAATTATTTACCCTTTTTATGTGGTATTCTTTGGCATAGCTTCTAATTTTGGCAAGTTTCAGTGGAGAAACAGAACCTACCATATTTAA
- a CDS encoding DUF1800 domain-containing protein, with protein sequence MPLTALSGTLGKKRAAHLLRRACTGGSIAEINEFAGLTAQEAFARLSLDDLPTPLPPIDPKTGKEWISTPVIKDVNSDNLDALLNAWILGQMLATDVPDAQKLSYSFRERIVFFMHILFTTQKEKVGNTKSIYYQNALFRHFAFDTHDIEIATPNPDPDSPDILPPTIAPVNLKQLTKKICVENAMLQFLDGKQNVKGSPNENFARELMELYTIGRGLEGQLPDGEFEGDYINFTEEDVQAASKVLSGFELDTDEDSLPFANLDIETGLPRGVIRGGNIATQHDTSIKTFSNRMGNATIQANPDLLLGSSPTEESVLDEISQLVDLIYDQDETPKHICRRLYRFYVYHEVTPEIQSGIIQDMADVFVANDYKLAPVLEALFTSQEFYGGAAAIIDDAFGGIIKSPLDLTLGFIKNFGIEIPSAQTNVDKFYELTLSILGEMSAQGLDLYEPFEVAGYSAYHQFPLYNRSWISPNYLTNRYNFIRNRITPGDLQDIGDIRPLLFVQDIIPNATARDARALIISLIEYFLPMSDAVTFDGSGGSEMTQERMAYFLDALVGSMDADPETAWTTNWDNGTDPDKADNQLANLFNALLQTPEYQLM encoded by the coding sequence ATGCCACTAACTGCCTTGTCAGGTACACTTGGAAAGAAAAGAGCAGCTCATCTGTTGCGAAGAGCTTGCACAGGCGGCTCTATTGCAGAAATCAATGAATTCGCTGGACTGACAGCTCAAGAGGCTTTTGCCAGACTCTCATTGGATGACCTACCCACCCCTCTCCCTCCGATTGATCCTAAGACTGGAAAAGAATGGATCTCTACTCCAGTCATCAAAGATGTCAACAGTGACAACCTAGATGCGCTCCTCAATGCATGGATACTGGGGCAGATGCTAGCTACTGATGTCCCTGATGCACAAAAACTTTCTTACTCATTTAGAGAGCGCATAGTTTTTTTTATGCACATACTCTTTACCACCCAAAAAGAGAAAGTAGGCAACACCAAATCAATCTACTATCAAAACGCACTCTTTAGACACTTTGCATTTGATACCCATGACATAGAAATAGCAACTCCCAATCCTGATCCAGACTCGCCAGATATATTGCCCCCTACCATTGCTCCAGTCAACCTAAAGCAACTCACCAAAAAAATATGTGTGGAAAATGCCATGCTTCAGTTTTTGGATGGAAAACAAAATGTAAAAGGGAGTCCCAACGAGAATTTTGCCCGTGAACTAATGGAGCTCTACACCATAGGAAGAGGTCTAGAAGGTCAACTCCCAGATGGTGAATTCGAAGGTGACTACATCAACTTTACTGAAGAAGATGTCCAAGCTGCCTCCAAGGTATTGTCAGGCTTTGAATTGGACACTGATGAAGACAGTCTGCCATTTGCTAATCTGGATATAGAAACTGGACTACCGAGAGGAGTCATCAGAGGTGGAAACATCGCCACCCAACATGACACGAGTATCAAGACATTTAGCAACAGAATGGGTAATGCTACGATTCAAGCAAATCCTGATCTATTATTGGGTAGCAGCCCCACAGAAGAAAGTGTCTTGGACGAGATTAGCCAATTGGTAGATTTGATCTATGATCAGGACGAAACACCCAAACACATCTGCAGAAGACTCTACAGATTCTATGTTTACCATGAGGTGACACCTGAAATCCAATCTGGTATCATCCAAGACATGGCAGATGTATTTGTTGCCAATGACTACAAACTGGCTCCTGTGCTAGAGGCACTATTCACCAGTCAAGAATTTTACGGAGGAGCTGCAGCCATCATTGATGATGCGTTTGGAGGCATCATCAAATCCCCTCTAGACTTGACTTTGGGTTTTATCAAAAATTTTGGAATTGAAATCCCAAGCGCGCAAACCAATGTTGACAAATTCTATGAATTGACTTTGTCAATACTCGGTGAAATGAGTGCACAAGGCTTAGATCTGTATGAACCCTTTGAGGTAGCAGGCTATTCTGCCTATCATCAATTCCCGCTCTACAACAGATCATGGATCAGCCCAAACTACCTAACGAACCGTTATAATTTCATCCGAAATAGAATCACCCCAGGTGACCTTCAAGACATAGGAGACATCAGACCCTTGCTTTTCGTACAGGACATTATCCCCAACGCGACTGCAAGAGACGCAAGAGCATTGATTATAAGCCTGATAGAATACTTCTTGCCTATGAGTGATGCAGTCACTTTTGACGGCAGTGGAGGCAGTGAGATGACGCAAGAACGCATGGCTTATTTCCTAGATGCTCTGGTAGGCAGCATGGATGCTGATCCTGAGACAGCATGGACTACCAATTGGGACAATGGCACAGACCCTGACAAAGCAGACAACCAACTCGCCAATTTGTTTAATGCATTATTGCAAACACCTGAATATCAATTAATGTAA
- a CDS encoding PP2C family protein-serine/threonine phosphatase, which yields MNTEELIASNLKELELNSLLEVTEAINNNLPEESLYKIYHFTLLANLKIKKLALFVLEDLWESKVCFGVKQEICDQISLEAFESLTKTTAIDRNLPESEYFEYAIPVLHKERILALVFIADVTQSKMGISGKSPTTFLEAITNILIVAIENKKLARKQLEQEALTRELEIATQVQKNLFPKQLPNTDVLEIDAVYQPHHNVGGDYYDYVQIHEDVFMVCIADVSGKGIPAALMMSNFQASLRTLIRQTDDLEKIVRELNYQLVNTGNADIFITFFVAFYNHKSKELSYANCGHNPPLMTSRKGEVIELSKGTTVLGMFEPLPFIETGHLHDIDSFDLFCYTDGLTEAENQSEEEFGESRVEKLVKAYAKSSASNLNKKILADVERFRDGKPYRDDITLVAVKLKSNP from the coding sequence ATGAATACCGAAGAACTGATCGCGTCAAATTTGAAGGAGCTGGAGCTCAATTCTCTGTTGGAAGTGACTGAGGCGATCAACAACAACCTACCAGAGGAGTCTTTGTACAAGATTTATCATTTCACTTTGTTGGCCAACCTCAAGATCAAGAAGTTGGCGCTTTTCGTCTTGGAGGATTTATGGGAAAGTAAGGTGTGTTTTGGTGTGAAGCAGGAAATCTGTGATCAGATTTCCCTTGAGGCTTTTGAGTCGCTGACCAAAACTACGGCTATTGACCGCAACCTGCCAGAAAGTGAATATTTTGAGTATGCCATCCCTGTTCTTCACAAAGAGAGGATTCTTGCATTGGTGTTTATTGCAGACGTGACGCAATCCAAAATGGGCATTTCTGGCAAGTCACCTACTACTTTTTTAGAGGCGATAACCAATATCTTGATCGTAGCAATCGAGAATAAGAAGTTGGCAAGAAAGCAACTCGAACAGGAAGCACTGACACGTGAATTGGAAATCGCTACGCAGGTACAGAAGAATTTATTCCCCAAACAGCTCCCCAATACGGATGTTTTGGAGATTGATGCGGTCTATCAACCTCATCATAATGTAGGCGGAGACTATTACGATTATGTACAGATCCATGAAGATGTTTTTATGGTGTGTATAGCAGATGTGTCAGGCAAGGGCATCCCAGCGGCCCTTATGATGTCAAATTTTCAAGCTTCATTGCGTACGCTCATCAGACAAACTGATGATCTTGAAAAGATCGTGAGAGAACTCAATTACCAACTCGTCAATACGGGTAATGCAGATATCTTTATTACATTTTTCGTGGCTTTCTACAACCACAAATCTAAGGAGTTGAGCTATGCCAATTGTGGTCATAATCCTCCCTTGATGACCAGTAGAAAAGGGGAGGTCATTGAGCTAAGCAAAGGCACGACGGTTTTGGGTATGTTTGAACCCCTGCCTTTTATCGAAACAGGTCATCTTCATGACATTGACTCATTTGATCTGTTTTGCTATACTGATGGTCTCACGGAGGCCGAAAACCAGTCGGAAGAAGAATTTGGTGAAAGTCGGGTTGAAAAATTGGTTAAGGCATATGCTAAATCATCGGCCTCTAACTTGAATAAAAAGATTTTGGCGGATGTGGAGCGGTTTAGAGATGGAAAGCCATATCGGGATGATATTACACTCGTGGCAGTCAAACTAAAATCAAACCCTTGA
- the ruvC gene encoding crossover junction endodeoxyribonuclease RuvC, giving the protein MQKIKEKIILGIDPGTNVMGYGVILITGSTVKLLQFGVIHLSKYENHELKLKKIYERVSSIIDEFAPDHVALEAPFFGKNVQSMLKLGRAQGVAMAAALNRDIPITEYAPKKVKQSVTGNGNASKEQVAAMLKSILKFQDAPKLLDATDALAVALTHHYQGGNVQSSSKSWKAFLSDNPNRIK; this is encoded by the coding sequence ATGCAAAAAATTAAAGAAAAAATCATTTTAGGTATTGACCCTGGGACTAACGTCATGGGATATGGTGTGATATTGATTACGGGATCGACTGTAAAGCTCCTTCAATTTGGCGTGATACATCTATCAAAATACGAAAATCACGAATTGAAACTAAAAAAAATCTATGAGCGAGTCTCCTCAATCATAGATGAGTTCGCTCCTGATCATGTGGCGCTGGAGGCTCCATTCTTTGGCAAAAATGTCCAGTCCATGCTCAAATTGGGCAGAGCCCAAGGTGTAGCCATGGCCGCTGCACTCAACCGAGACATCCCCATCACTGAGTATGCGCCCAAAAAAGTAAAACAATCCGTGACAGGCAATGGAAACGCATCCAAAGAACAGGTGGCAGCCATGCTCAAATCAATTTTAAAATTCCAAGATGCACCCAAACTATTAGACGCTACGGATGCTCTCGCAGTAGCACTGACTCATCACTATCAGGGAGGAAATGTGCAATCCAGCAGTAAAAGCTGGAAAGCATTTTTGTCGGATAACCCTAATCGGATAAAATAA
- a CDS encoding DUF1501 domain-containing protein: MQRRKFLKNLGFAAGAPIAFQGIPIQVLAGQQQFQKLAAQSNNDRVLIMLQMHGGNDGLNTIIPIDKYEEYYSRRANIAIPYKSGNRTLIPLDSTVPAADQVGLHPDMNSFKDLYDRGKAAVFQGVSYENNNGSHFRGRDIQLMGGSSDDYFSSGWIGRYLNQEYAPMIYPEQFPNSEMPDPLALEIGNDVSLLFHQEGNIPTSISLPGNPQGFADLIENLEGFTDEGIDPRGIPPEFLKPSPYGKEMDWLLSLEDKSETYIKRLAEIYAPTKESSVTYPEKYPFSNSKNPLSNQLKLIARLLSGGIKTKVFLVKIGGFDTHAEQTTSYDPTLGGHAALLYHISSAMHAFDADLKSRGLSERVLTLTMSEFGRRIASNGSYGTDHGTGGPVMLFGAGVNAGIYGTNPDLSKNNVGMQFDYRQIYANILHEWMGVDQSVVDQDIFFGDFISGPSHAGGNYEPLDLIKEVVTSADNYTQSKFQIESIYPNPATNYVQANVVVNDYQEVNFELIDSSGRVVRSARRAIAPGKHTVTFQLDNMMPGFYFFKAKSPKLNDTKRLFIRK, from the coding sequence ATGCAAAGAAGAAAATTTTTAAAGAATTTAGGGTTTGCGGCAGGTGCACCTATTGCATTTCAAGGTATTCCCATTCAAGTCCTAGCGGGGCAGCAGCAATTCCAAAAACTCGCTGCGCAAAGCAACAATGACCGAGTCCTCATCATGCTACAAATGCATGGCGGCAATGATGGCCTCAACACCATCATTCCTATTGATAAATACGAGGAGTACTATAGCCGCAGAGCGAACATTGCGATCCCTTATAAGTCTGGAAATAGGACTTTGATTCCATTGGACAGTACAGTACCAGCTGCTGATCAGGTAGGCCTACATCCTGATATGAATAGTTTCAAAGACCTCTATGACCGTGGTAAGGCAGCAGTATTCCAAGGTGTATCCTACGAAAACAACAATGGATCGCACTTTAGAGGCAGAGACATCCAACTGATGGGAGGCAGCTCGGATGATTATTTTTCTTCGGGTTGGATAGGTCGATACCTGAATCAGGAGTACGCACCCATGATCTATCCGGAGCAATTTCCCAATTCAGAAATGCCCGATCCTTTGGCCTTGGAAATAGGTAACGACGTTTCGCTCCTCTTTCATCAGGAAGGAAATATCCCAACCTCCATTTCGCTCCCTGGCAATCCTCAAGGGTTTGCCGATTTGATAGAAAACCTAGAGGGCTTTACGGATGAAGGAATAGATCCAAGAGGAATTCCACCTGAATTTCTCAAACCTAGTCCCTATGGAAAGGAAATGGATTGGCTCTTGAGTTTGGAGGACAAGTCAGAGACTTACATCAAACGACTGGCTGAGATCTACGCCCCTACCAAAGAGAGCTCTGTCACCTATCCTGAAAAATATCCATTCAGCAATTCCAAAAACCCTCTAAGCAATCAGTTAAAATTGATCGCCAGGTTGTTGAGTGGTGGAATTAAAACAAAAGTATTTTTGGTCAAAATCGGTGGTTTCGATACGCATGCCGAGCAAACGACCTCATACGATCCTACATTGGGGGGACATGCTGCATTGTTGTACCACATTAGTTCGGCTATGCATGCCTTCGATGCGGATTTGAAATCAAGAGGTCTATCGGAGAGAGTATTGACTCTGACAATGTCTGAATTTGGCCGTAGGATAGCATCCAATGGCTCCTATGGTACAGACCATGGAACTGGAGGTCCTGTGATGCTATTCGGTGCTGGTGTAAACGCTGGAATCTATGGAACCAATCCAGATCTCAGTAAAAACAATGTCGGTATGCAGTTTGACTATCGTCAAATATACGCCAACATCCTGCACGAATGGATGGGCGTGGATCAATCAGTAGTAGATCAAGACATATTCTTCGGTGACTTCATTTCAGGACCTAGTCATGCTGGGGGCAATTACGAACCCTTGGATCTGATCAAAGAAGTGGTCACTAGTGCAGATAATTACACTCAATCTAAATTCCAGATTGAATCTATTTATCCCAACCCTGCTACCAATTATGTACAAGCCAACGTGGTGGTCAATGACTACCAGGAGGTTAACTTCGAGCTAATCGATTCCTCAGGACGTGTGGTTAGGTCTGCACGCAGAGCCATTGCTCCCGGCAAACACACGGTTACTTTTCAGCTCGACAATATGATGCCAGGATTTTATTTTTTCAAAGCCAAATCACCAAAACTCAATGATACAAAACGCCTTTTCATCCGTAAGTAA
- a CDS encoding sigma-70 family RNA polymerase sigma factor, whose amino-acid sequence MRQLKITQSITNRRESHTLEKYFTEVSSVPMITPDEEVELAQRIKQGDDLALEKLVKANLRFVVSVAKQYQNRSLPLNDLINEGNLGLIKAAKKFDETKGFKFISYAVWWIRQSIMQALAEQSRIVRLPMNKSGAINQIRRAYAELEQKYEREPTEEELAEILEMKPSEVRNTLGAEVKQMSMDAPFGEDESGSLLDVLENKTTGPTDGQMVFNDSLKVETIRALSTLTAREREVVKMSFGIGSDNPFTLEEIGDIMGLTRERVRQIREKALQKLREPNKNQRLKEFCAS is encoded by the coding sequence ATGAGACAGCTTAAGATCACACAATCCATCACTAACAGACGTGAAAGTCACACACTTGAAAAGTACTTTACTGAAGTTAGTAGTGTGCCGATGATTACACCTGATGAAGAGGTGGAATTGGCGCAAAGAATTAAACAAGGGGATGATCTGGCTTTGGAAAAATTGGTAAAAGCAAACTTGAGGTTTGTGGTTTCGGTAGCGAAACAATACCAAAACAGAAGTTTACCACTCAATGACTTGATCAACGAGGGCAATCTAGGACTGATCAAAGCAGCCAAGAAATTTGACGAAACAAAAGGATTTAAATTTATCTCTTACGCCGTATGGTGGATTCGTCAGTCGATCATGCAAGCTTTGGCTGAGCAATCAAGAATAGTAAGGTTGCCAATGAATAAATCTGGCGCAATCAACCAAATCAGAAGAGCTTATGCTGAGTTGGAACAAAAATACGAAAGAGAACCAACCGAAGAGGAGTTGGCCGAGATCTTGGAAATGAAGCCAAGTGAAGTCAGAAACACCTTGGGTGCTGAAGTGAAGCAAATGTCTATGGATGCTCCATTTGGAGAGGACGAATCAGGGTCATTGCTTGACGTACTAGAAAACAAAACTACTGGCCCAACTGATGGACAGATGGTATTCAACGATTCGTTGAAAGTAGAAACGATCAGAGCACTATCTACCTTGACTGCCAGAGAGAGAGAAGTAGTCAAAATGAGCTTTGGTATTGGTTCTGACAACCCATTCACACTAGAAGAAATCGGTGACATCATGGGATTGACTAGAGAAAGAGTAAGACAAATCAGAGAAAAGGCACTTCAGAAATTGAGAGAGCCAAACAAAAATCAACGATTGAAAGAGTTTTGCGCTAGCTAA
- a CDS encoding glycosyltransferase yields the protein MAGFRIYLTAWGNNMSVTQATLKAIDYNTIKESVIEDVALLNTIKSHGGSLYVNTDLGAVLTTQPEKSLFDIVSQRMRWAKGMMFVSNWVKIALILKIMYLPAVCLLMHYHPIVVCFFLMKVVCQLILILKIRRELRAKISVIWICFFDWYEFLVYFSSFVAHVLSLRFRWKGRNYR from the coding sequence ATGGCAGGGTTTAGAATTTACCTCACAGCTTGGGGTAATAACATGTCGGTCACGCAAGCTACTTTGAAAGCGATTGACTACAATACTATCAAAGAGTCTGTCATCGAAGATGTAGCCTTATTGAATACCATCAAGTCCCACGGAGGATCATTGTATGTGAATACTGACCTAGGGGCGGTTCTCACTACCCAACCTGAGAAATCTTTGTTCGATATTGTGTCGCAAAGGATGCGATGGGCAAAGGGGATGATGTTTGTGTCAAATTGGGTCAAAATCGCACTGATCTTGAAAATCATGTACCTGCCAGCCGTGTGCTTGTTGATGCATTATCATCCGATTGTTGTTTGCTTCTTTTTGATGAAAGTCGTCTGTCAATTGATTTTGATCCTAAAGATCAGAAGGGAGTTGCGGGCTAAAATTTCTGTCATATGGATATGTTTCTTTGATTGGTATGAATTTCTAGTTTATTTTTCTTCTTTTGTGGCACACGTATTATCACTGAGATTTAGATGGAAGGGACGTAACTACAGATGA